CGCTTCATTGGTCGCAATCTCGTCCATAATAAGGTGCTGGTCGTAGAGAATGTCTTCTCCGGCCGCATAGCCCACTGCCTTAGACCCGGTCTGCGTGTCGCCTTGTTCCCGCCAGAGCGGGTGAGTGGAAGGTGATGAGTGTATATCCATAGAGTTATTCATTTCTCATATTCACGCCCGCGTGTTGCCGCATTTCGCCGTGAGCCCGCCTGCCAACGCCTGTTGAGGTGAACGGTAAATACTTCGTTGTAAGAATATTCTCTAACCTACAGATCGTTCCTAAAGCTAAGGCTATGGCGGGCAGGGACTGTTTGAGTCCCGCGGAGCGGGACGAGTTCCGCAACAAGAAATGCGGCAACCGCGGCGGGAAGTGTTATATGCTTAAATACACCTTTCATTATTCTTTATATGCGTGCAGGCCGGCAAACGCGTATTCCTCAAACCCATAGGGGAGCGTATCCATCTTGTCGCGCGGCACGATATCTTTCGGGTCGTACCCCACCAGTGAATAAGGGGATTCCCTGGTAACGACCGTTGCCACGCCGGGCACCAAGCGGAGGGTGACTGACCCCGTCACGTAATTATTCATTTCCTCAATGAATTTTTCAAGCGCCTTCGCCAAAGGGCTATGGAACGAACAGTTATACGCGAGTGTCGCCCACTTCGGGTCAACCAGGTGATGTTTGAACATGAGGCTTTCTTTGGGGAGTGTCACGCGCTCCAGGTCCTTATGTGCCATCAGGAGCAATTCCGCCCCAGGGCACTCATAGACCCAGCGGAATTTATTGCCGTATAACCCGTTCTCAATCATGTCCACGCGGCCAATGCCGTAATTTCCTCCCAGCTCGTTTAAATGACGCATAATGTCCACGAGTTTCATCGGCGCGCCGTTCACGGCCACGGGAATGCCCCGCTCGAAATGGATGGATACCAGCGCGGGAGTGCGCGGTGCGCGCTCCAGAGGCACGGTCCACCGGAACGCGTGTTCCGGCACTGACGACTCAATCTTATCAATGCTCCCGTAATTAATGGCATTCGAGAGCAGATTATCGTCATAGCTGAATGGTTCGCGCTGGCTCACGGGAACCGGGATGCCGTGCGCATACGCAAAATCCACCTCCTCCTGCCGCGTCGGCCACCAGTCATTGATGGGCATCACGAGTTTTATGGATTTGGGGAGTTTGAAATAAAACGTCATATTGAGGCGAAAGGCGTCCGCGCCTCTTCCTTTGCAGCCGTGCGCGACCGCATCCACCTGCTCTTTGAGTGCCGCTTCCACGGCCTTCTCCGCCATTAACGGCCGCGCCACCGACGTGCCAAGGGGGTAAAAATCATCATAGAGCGCATTTGCCTTGATCACGGGTACCACGCAGCGCGCGGCATACTCTTCCTTCGCATCCACGGTCAGGTGCCGCGCGGCGCCAAGCTGCATCGCTTTTTCCCCCATTGCCTGCACATCAAGCACCCGCTGTCCCACATCCACCGTACAAGTGATGACACGGTAGCCATAATAGTGCTGCAGAATATAGACGCAGCACGAAGTGTCCACGCCGCCGGAATACATCAGCAGGCAGGATTTAT
The Patescibacteria group bacterium genome window above contains:
- a CDS encoding argininosuccinate synthase — translated: MREPQLSPDYEQNKQHNKSCLLMYSGGVDTSCCVYILQHYYGYRVITCTVDVGQRVLDVQAMGEKAMQLGAARHLTVDAKEEYAARCVVPVIKANALYDDFYPLGTSVARPLMAEKAVEAALKEQVDAVAHGCKGRGADAFRLNMTFYFKLPKSIKLVMPINDWWPTRQEEVDFAYAHGIPVPVSQREPFSYDDNLLSNAINYGSIDKIESSVPEHAFRWTVPLERAPRTPALVSIHFERGIPVAVNGAPMKLVDIMRHLNELGGNYGIGRVDMIENGLYGNKFRWVYECPGAELLLMAHKDLERVTLPKESLMFKHHLVDPKWATLAYNCSFHSPLAKALEKFIEEMNNYVTGSVTLRLVPGVATVVTRESPYSLVGYDPKDIVPRDKMDTLPYGFEEYAFAGLHAYKE